In Raphanus sativus cultivar WK10039 chromosome 5, ASM80110v3, whole genome shotgun sequence, the following proteins share a genomic window:
- the LOC108860454 gene encoding putative cysteine-rich repeat secretory protein 35: MIFSYSLPKQIWFPIVAMQFLIIHSVLSLNITNEYLTHKCFLNQGKYNSGSGYEDILNILFGRVRTDDYDITGFRYTSKETSPLDSASVMLQCRGDSYGSKCNTCADIAVTGFLKRCPKNKGGIIWYDQCFLYVTAFDDSLRLKTNYKNIFSMYNPKNVRGDGKLFAKKTMDFFSELTLKVKKSAKYNPVILYAAGEKKIGKNTLYAMVQCVELTLDCKTCLAWSITKIFMNSDIKQGGRVFGMNCEIRYELYPFLRS; encoded by the exons atGATATTTTCATATTCTCTACCCAAACAAATTTGGTTTCCTATTGTGGCCATGCAATTCCTCATCATACATAGTGTATTGTCACTGAACATTACCAATGAGTATCTCACCCACAAATGCTTCCTTAATCAAGGAAAATATAACTCTGGAAGTGGTTATGAGGACATCCTCAACATTCTCTTCGGTAGAGTTCGTACTGATGATTATGATATAACCGGTTTCAGATACACAAGTAAGGAAACATCTCCTCTTGATTCTGCTTCCGTGATGCTCCAGTGTCGTGGTGACTCTTATGGGTCTAAATGCAATACATGCGCTGACATCGCAGTCACAGGG TTTCTTAAAAGATGTCCAAAGAACAAAGGAGGAATAATATGGTACGACCAATGTTTTCTCTATGTTACTGCGTTCGATGATTCGTTGAGACTTAAAACTAATTACAAGAATATTTTTTCTATGTACAACCCAAAAAACGTGAGAGGGGATGGAAAATTGTTTGCCAAGAAGACGATGGATTTTTTCTCTGAACTAACACTTAAAGTGAAGAAATCTGCCAAATACAATCCCGTCATATTATACGCAGCAGGGGAAaagaaaattggaaaaaataCATTATATGCAATGGTGCAGTGTGTAGAACTAACGTTAGATTGTAAAACTTGTTTGGCATGGAGTATCACAAAAATTTTCATGAACAGCGACATTAAACAAGGAGGGAGAGTTTTTGGTATGAACTGTGAGATAAGATATGAGCTATACCCTTTTTTAAGGAGTTAA
- the LOC108860801 gene encoding putative F-box protein At3g23260: protein MVKETTHEGSLVLNRSESRGNSTDNPFYLKDPLSNSSQVVAICNVFHCDGLLLCTTKDKRLVVWNACSGETTWINPRDIYRESDYYALGYDCKSSGKQYKILRVDREDVPLINEYEIYDFTSNSWRTLGVATDWFLALYRRGISVKGNTYWVATQALSPHNDFLLSFDFSAEKFQSLSLPRPFPDSILALSVVREEQLCLLSLKDAQLQVLVTTSTGSWSQLLDVTAKYVISSSLFSKGMSFLADKQSKVVRCLNSNVLYTVQENKDIQTNRLGRGKRESITHDNFQSSSVLLDYAPSFTQTQQGYTLPGGRKRKSPRPSFSTCNWSGRTGSKILKGP, encoded by the exons ATGGTCAAGGAGACGACGCATGAAGGAAGCCTGGTCCTCAACAGAAGTGAGTCGAGAGGTAACTCGACAG ATAATCCATTCTACCTTAAAGATCCCCTTTCTAATTCTTCACAAGTCGTGGCTATATGTAACGTGTTTCACTGTGACGGATTATTGCTATGCACCACAAAGGACAAGAGACTTGTGGTTTGGAATGCATGTTCAGGGGAAACCACGTGGATTAATCCTAGAGACATCTACAGGGAATCAGACTACTATGCTCTCGGCTACGACTGCAAATCCTCCGGCAAGCAATACAAAATCTTGAGGGTGGATCGTGAAGATGTACCACTCATTAATGAGTACGAGATTTATGACTTCACCTCGAACTCGTGGAGAACTCTTGGTGTGGCTACTGATTGGTTTTTAGCACTATATCGTCGTGGCATATCAGTAAAGGGAAATACATATTGGGTTGCTACTCAAGCTTTGAGTCCACATAATGATTTCTTacttagttttgatttttcagCAGAGAAGTTTCAAAGTCTGTCTCTTCCTCGTCCGTTTCCGGATAGTATATTGGCTTTATCTGTGGTTAGAGAAGAGCAACTTTGTCTCTTATCTTTAAAGGATGCACAATTACAAGTGTTGGTGACAACTAGTACAGGATCATGGAGCCAGCTCCTAGATGTGACAGCTAAATATGTGATAAGTAGTAGTTTGTTTTCTAAAGGGATGAGTTTCTTGGCAGACAAGCAGAGCAAAGTTGTAAGGTGTCTGAACTCCAACGTCTTATACACTGTGCAAGAAAATAAAGACATACAAACGAATCGGCTTGGAAGAGGCAAAAGGGAAAGCATCACGCATGATAATTTTCAGTCTAGCTCAGTTCTTCTGGATTATGCTCCAAGTTTCACTCAAACCCAACAAGGTTATACACTTCCTGGAGGACGCAAAAGGAAATCACCAA GGCCGTCTTTTAGCACGTGCAACTGGAGCGGTCGAacagggtccaaaattttaaaGGGTCcataa
- the LOC108856153 gene encoding uncharacterized protein LOC108856153 — translation MKDMFNSYTLLKAHMSVNDGVDGLASATLNIIVEETDCIRVLRTAEKNLQTTVSNIGKRDQRHSLNKNKKRIEELTIALALRPDTTANDGQRAHWLREKEACEKRVANMEHNN, via the exons ATGAAGGACATGTTCAACTCCTACACTTTGCTGAAAGCCCATATGAGTGTTAACGATGGAGTGGATGGCTTAGCTTCAGCCACACTCAACATCATAGTTGAAGAAACAGACTGCATTAGG GTTTTGAGAACCGCTGAAAAGAACCTCCAGACTACTGTCTCCAACATTGGGAAGAGAGATCAAAGGCATAGTTTGAACAAAAACAAGAAG AGAATTGAGGAGCTCACTATCGCTCTAGCCTTGCGTCCAGACACTACTGCCAACGATGGTCAGAGAGCGCACTGGCTGAGGGAGAAAGAAGCTTGTGAAAAACGTGTAGCCAATATGGAGCATAACAACTAA
- the LOC130512490 gene encoding uncharacterized protein LOC130512490, which yields MDPTVWRELSEHWSKNEVRATSSTNSTNRKSDRKGKGMYVHNLGAQSLASLGDRLAQENEGEPVDHLRLIKTAYTNKKTGEIDDGVVRDVVTLIDSQMEQEVSQLQTEDDDSTGSTGLPRVRINQIVEASVPKKKGRLFGLARRSPSVPSASAPPPSYVDQEVLLSQMRDKDARISALESMVASQEAGWEAQRKLNEQMMAMMRSMNPNANVDFPNMPDPDFQTP from the exons ATGGACCCGACGGTCTGGCGGGAGTTGAGTGagcattggagtaagaacgaagtcagagcaacttcttccaccaactccaccaaccgcaagagcgaccgtaaggggaagggcatgtacgtccataacttgggtgctcagtctttagccagtctgggagatcgcttg GCGCAAGAAAATGAGGGGGAGCCGGTTGATCATCTCCGCCTAATAAAGACGGCgtataccaacaagaagaccggcgagattgatgatggtgttgtgagggatgtggtcacccttatcgacagtcagatggaacaggaagtgtctcagcttcaaaccgaggatgacgattcgacgggatcgaccggcttgcctcgggttcggatcaaccaaatcgttgaagcg tcggttccaaagaagaagggccgtttgttcggtttggctcgtcggtctccctcggttccgtctgcttctgcaccaccaccgtcctatgttgatcaagaagtccttctgagccagatgagggacaaggatgctcgcatatctgcgctggagtccatggtggcgagtcaagaggcgggctgggaggcacagaggaagctgaacgagcaaatgatggcgatgatgaggagcatgaacccgaacgccaacgtCGACTTCCCGAACATGCCAGACCCGGACTTCCAAACCccgtag